A genomic stretch from Edaphobacter aggregans includes:
- a CDS encoding 7-carboxy-7-deazaguanine synthase QueE, whose product MYLIELYKSVQGESSFAGLPCIFVRLAGCNLRCAWCDSEYTFTGGKPFTEDEIVAQIEALAPCRLIEFTGGEPMLQARELLPLMDRLLAQDYTLMIETSGERPLAEVPKAVHKIVDVKCPSAGSAANSFRLENLSALTKNDEVKFVLSDRADYEFARDFIRAHVLEEKAGQILLSPAFQKTPSPQRTADNMALDPRKLVDWMLADGLPARLSLQIHKFIWEPQKKGV is encoded by the coding sequence ATGTATCTCATTGAGCTTTACAAATCGGTTCAGGGTGAATCTTCCTTTGCAGGGCTGCCGTGTATCTTTGTGCGGCTCGCCGGATGCAATCTGCGCTGCGCCTGGTGCGACTCGGAGTACACCTTCACGGGCGGCAAGCCCTTCACAGAAGATGAGATCGTCGCGCAAATAGAAGCACTTGCCCCCTGCAGGCTCATTGAGTTTACGGGCGGCGAGCCGATGCTGCAGGCCCGCGAACTGCTGCCGTTGATGGATCGGCTGCTGGCGCAGGACTATACCCTGATGATCGAGACCAGTGGCGAGCGTCCTTTGGCCGAAGTGCCCAAGGCTGTGCATAAGATCGTCGACGTAAAGTGTCCGAGTGCAGGCTCCGCTGCGAACAGCTTCCGTCTCGAGAATCTCTCTGCCCTAACTAAAAACGATGAGGTTAAGTTCGTTCTCAGCGACCGTGCCGACTACGAATTTGCTCGCGACTTTATTCGTGCTCATGTGCTCGAAGAAAAAGCAGGGCAGATTCTGCTCTCGCCGGCGTTTCAAAAGACTCCTAGCCCCCAGAGGACTGCCGACAACATGGCGCTCGATCCACGCAAGCTTGTCGACTGGATGCTGGCAGACGGCCTTCCGGCGCGGCTTTCACTGCAGATTCACAAGTTCATCTGGGAACCGCAGAAGAAGGGCGTCTAG
- a CDS encoding DUF6249 domain-containing protein produces MEVFTTPFIVPLGAFAVAIVAVVAGIWSQAHAVRVKAEQRIAMLARGMSVAEIEQLLGSGQEEKKAPKDPLRSLSNARRAGIVLVSTGVGLLFFFFALTAIIGERAILSGAAAGLIPLAIGIGFFIDYNLQKRELSRFGLEVDAELPNVHGR; encoded by the coding sequence ATGGAAGTATTCACCACACCATTTATCGTGCCGCTGGGGGCGTTTGCCGTGGCCATTGTCGCGGTTGTTGCGGGTATCTGGTCGCAGGCTCATGCGGTTCGGGTCAAGGCAGAGCAGCGTATCGCTATGCTTGCGCGCGGCATGTCCGTAGCGGAAATTGAGCAGTTGCTTGGCTCTGGCCAGGAGGAGAAGAAGGCTCCTAAAGATCCGCTTCGCAGTCTCAGTAATGCACGTCGCGCCGGTATTGTTCTGGTTTCCACAGGCGTTGGCCTTCTGTTTTTCTTCTTCGCGCTCACGGCCATTATTGGGGAGCGTGCGATTCTTTCCGGGGCTGCTGCTGGGCTTATCCCGCTGGCTATTGGGATCGGCTTTTTTATCGACTACAACCTTCAGAAGCGCGAGCTATCGCGCTTCGGGTTGGAGGTCGATGCCGAGTTGCCGAACGTGCATGGGAGGTAG
- a CDS encoding RNA polymerase sigma factor: MRDHQSMVFGTLMRMTGSREHLDDLAQEVFLRLYRSLPSFRGESLLSTYLYRITVNVAQNEWKRRRRDTKSLISISDEMSGWEDRLEHPSRNAAEQIEEREFQQDVEEQLRKLSQVERAVIVLYHQEERTYEQISLALGLPIGTVRTHLHRGRKKMREALQATQERRPVCAKNG, encoded by the coding sequence GTGCGTGACCATCAGTCAATGGTCTTTGGTACGCTCATGCGAATGACCGGGAGCCGCGAACACCTCGACGATCTGGCCCAGGAGGTGTTTCTACGCCTGTATCGCTCGCTGCCAAGCTTCCGCGGAGAGTCGTTGCTGTCGACGTACCTCTATCGAATCACGGTGAACGTCGCCCAGAACGAGTGGAAGCGCCGTCGCCGGGATACAAAGTCGCTGATTTCGATCTCTGACGAGATGTCAGGCTGGGAAGACCGTCTCGAGCACCCAAGCCGCAACGCCGCCGAGCAGATTGAGGAGCGTGAGTTTCAGCAGGACGTAGAAGAGCAGTTACGGAAGCTCAGCCAGGTAGAGCGCGCAGTAATCGTTCTCTATCATCAGGAGGAGCGCACCTACGAACAGATATCTCTTGCGCTGGGCCTACCGATCGGAACGGTACGGACGCACCTGCACCGCGGCCGCAAGAAGATGAGAGAGGCCCTGCAGGCCACGCAGGAGAGGAGACCAGTATGCGCGAAGAATGGATGA
- a CDS encoding GNAT family N-acetyltransferase, which yields MLNIRPATPADVPHILAFIHDLAEYERQPDAVKATEADLLRDGFGPTKRFHSLIAEWDGAPAGFALYFYSYSTWEGRAGIYIEDLYVSSHLRGKGIGKALLTQIAAIAVAEGCPRLEWSVLDWNQPSIDFYHQMGAVMKSEWEGMRVSGEALRALAGKASS from the coding sequence ATGCTCAACATTCGCCCTGCCACGCCCGCCGACGTCCCGCACATCCTCGCCTTCATCCACGACCTCGCCGAGTACGAGCGCCAGCCCGACGCCGTCAAGGCCACCGAAGCCGACCTCCTCCGCGACGGCTTCGGCCCGACCAAGCGCTTCCACTCCCTGATCGCCGAGTGGGATGGCGCACCCGCAGGCTTTGCGCTGTACTTTTACAGCTACTCCACGTGGGAGGGCCGCGCCGGTATCTACATTGAAGATCTCTACGTCAGCTCCCATCTGCGCGGGAAGGGAATCGGCAAGGCACTCCTGACGCAGATTGCCGCCATCGCCGTGGCTGAGGGCTGTCCTCGCCTCGAGTGGAGCGTACTCGACTGGAACCAGCCATCCATCGACTTCTACCACCAGATGGGCGCTGTCATGAAGTCCGAATGGGAGGGCATGCGCGTCTCCGGCGAAGCCTTACGGGCTCTTGCGGGTAAAGCCTCGTCCTGA
- a CDS encoding 3-deoxy-D-manno-octulosonic acid transferase — translation MGLYSALLVATLVLGAPYWIVRMATSGRYRAGLAGRLGRVPDELRAAVAGRNVIWLHAVSVGEVMAATQLIRELRAALPGWVIAVSTTTATGQRLARERLPESPVFYLPLDFAFVIQRYLRVLHPKTLVLMESELWPNLIDRCARGGIPIAVVNARISDRSLPRYLRLRRLWRPLLEKISLYLAQSQENADRLVRIGAPADRVHATGNLKYDVRTAKTNALTESLRANLPTDAAVVVCGSTLDGEERMLLDAWPTVLAAEPRAFMVLAPRHPDRFATVETLIAERGFSTQKASEFGQHPVSVLPGSVFLLDTIGDLASIYSLGTLAFVGGSLIPSGGHNPLEPAQFGVPVLVGPSFQNFREIVDAMQSSDAIRIVPAEALAATIVDMLRHTSEAQSMGEHGRAVFEAQSGATPRTIEALLKLLGESAVSRR, via the coding sequence TTGGGTTTGTATAGCGCGCTTCTGGTGGCGACTCTGGTGCTCGGAGCGCCTTACTGGATTGTGCGGATGGCGACCAGCGGACGGTACCGCGCCGGGCTGGCCGGAAGGTTGGGTCGCGTTCCCGATGAGCTGCGCGCGGCGGTGGCAGGGCGCAACGTGATTTGGCTCCATGCAGTCTCCGTGGGCGAGGTCATGGCCGCAACCCAGCTCATCCGCGAGCTTCGGGCCGCTTTGCCCGGCTGGGTCATCGCTGTTTCCACGACGACCGCAACCGGGCAGCGGCTGGCGCGGGAGAGATTGCCCGAGTCACCGGTCTTCTATCTCCCGCTTGATTTCGCGTTCGTCATACAGCGCTATCTGCGCGTCCTGCATCCAAAGACGCTCGTACTCATGGAAAGTGAGCTTTGGCCGAACCTGATCGACCGGTGCGCCCGCGGAGGGATTCCCATCGCGGTGGTGAACGCGCGTATCTCGGACCGGTCTTTGCCGCGTTATCTGCGGCTGCGGCGGTTATGGCGGCCACTGCTCGAGAAGATTTCGCTCTATCTCGCGCAGAGCCAGGAGAACGCCGATCGGCTGGTACGCATCGGTGCTCCCGCAGATCGCGTCCATGCGACCGGAAACCTGAAGTACGACGTGCGGACGGCCAAGACTAACGCGCTTACCGAATCGCTGCGCGCTAACCTGCCAACTGACGCTGCAGTCGTCGTTTGCGGCAGTACGCTCGACGGCGAGGAGCGCATGCTGCTCGACGCGTGGCCAACGGTGCTTGCTGCCGAACCACGCGCCTTCATGGTGCTGGCGCCACGCCATCCTGATCGCTTCGCCACGGTTGAAACGCTAATCGCAGAGCGCGGATTTTCTACCCAGAAAGCCAGCGAATTCGGCCAACATCCGGTGTCTGTTCTTCCCGGGAGTGTTTTCTTACTGGATACCATTGGCGATCTTGCGTCGATTTATTCGCTCGGGACTCTGGCATTTGTGGGTGGAAGCCTGATACCGTCAGGCGGACATAATCCTTTAGAACCAGCGCAGTTCGGCGTTCCGGTGCTGGTGGGCCCCTCGTTTCAGAACTTTCGGGAGATCGTCGACGCTATGCAGTCGAGTGATGCGATCCGCATTGTTCCGGCAGAGGCTCTTGCCGCGACGATTGTCGATATGCTTCGTCATACGTCTGAGGCGCAGAGCATGGGCGAGCATGGCCGCGCTGTGTTTGAAGCACAGTCCGGAGCTACACCTCGGACGATTGAAGCACTTTTGAAGTTACTGGGAGAGAGTGCGGTGAGCCGCCGATGA
- the trmFO gene encoding methylenetetrahydrofolate--tRNA-(uracil(54)-C(5))-methyltransferase (FADH(2)-oxidizing) TrmFO encodes MAAKKIKVIGGGLAGPEAALQAARFGCQVDLYEMRPTRSTEAHQTSDFAELVCSNSLKSESENTPPWLLKQEMRRAGSVLLTEADASAVPAGHALAVDRVEFSRRVADRIAAEPRITVHREEVTTLDENDPDTITILASGPLTSPALAAELQRLTGADQLAFYDSISPIVDATTIDMDKVYFAARWDKGTADYINCPFTKEEYDRFLDALTTAEAVPAKEWEQIPTASQKRHPERSGETTESKDPEGADIINAVGRLSTSTATLLHESGKLQYFEGCLPIEETARRGRDTLRFGPMKPAGLTNPKTGKWPYAVVQLRQENLRADSYNLVGFQNHLKFGEQARVLRLIPGLENATFLRYGQIHRNSYINAPALLTETLQLKAHPSIMIAGQLSGVEGYTESIASGMLAGRYAAAIAQGITPTPAPRGSANGSLTHYITHAESKRFQPANITFDLLLPLEPELRKKMRDKKERHKLQCDRALEAWAAWLNGVEQNSVHVESAAILSSNTP; translated from the coding sequence ATGGCAGCAAAGAAGATCAAGGTGATCGGCGGAGGCCTCGCAGGCCCGGAAGCCGCCCTCCAAGCTGCGCGCTTTGGCTGCCAGGTTGACCTCTACGAGATGCGCCCCACGCGCTCTACCGAGGCCCACCAGACCTCCGACTTCGCTGAACTCGTCTGCTCCAACTCCCTCAAGTCCGAGTCCGAAAATACCCCCCCTTGGCTCCTCAAGCAGGAGATGCGCCGCGCCGGTTCAGTGCTTCTTACCGAGGCCGACGCCTCCGCCGTACCCGCCGGACACGCCCTCGCCGTCGACCGCGTCGAGTTTTCGCGCCGCGTAGCCGACCGCATCGCCGCCGAGCCCCGCATCACCGTCCACCGCGAAGAGGTGACCACGCTGGACGAGAACGACCCCGACACCATCACCATCCTCGCCAGCGGTCCCCTTACCTCGCCCGCCCTCGCCGCCGAGCTCCAGCGCCTCACCGGAGCTGACCAGCTAGCCTTCTACGACTCCATCAGCCCCATCGTCGACGCCACCACCATCGACATGGACAAGGTTTACTTCGCCGCCCGCTGGGACAAAGGCACCGCTGACTACATCAACTGCCCCTTCACCAAAGAAGAGTACGACCGCTTCCTCGACGCCCTCACCACCGCCGAAGCCGTCCCCGCCAAAGAGTGGGAGCAAATCCCAACCGCTTCACAAAAGCGTCATCCTGAGCGGAGTGGTGAAACCACGGAGTCGAAGGACCCCGAAGGTGCTGACATCATCAACGCTGTCGGCCGGCTTTCAACCTCTACTGCTACGCTCCTTCACGAATCAGGAAAGCTCCAGTACTTCGAAGGCTGCCTGCCCATCGAAGAGACCGCCCGCCGCGGCCGCGACACCCTTCGCTTCGGCCCTATGAAGCCCGCGGGTCTCACCAATCCGAAGACCGGTAAATGGCCTTACGCGGTCGTCCAGTTGCGTCAGGAAAACCTCCGCGCCGACTCCTACAACCTCGTCGGCTTCCAGAACCACCTCAAGTTCGGCGAACAGGCCCGCGTCCTCCGCCTCATCCCCGGCCTCGAAAACGCGACCTTCCTGCGCTACGGCCAGATTCACCGCAACAGCTACATCAACGCCCCAGCGCTCCTCACCGAGACGCTCCAGCTCAAAGCCCACCCGTCCATCATGATTGCCGGCCAGCTCAGCGGCGTCGAGGGCTACACCGAATCCATCGCCTCAGGCATGCTGGCTGGACGTTACGCCGCCGCGATCGCTCAAGGCATCACGCCGACTCCCGCTCCGCGGGGAAGCGCCAACGGCAGCCTGACCCACTACATCACTCACGCTGAGTCGAAAAGATTCCAACCCGCCAACATCACCTTTGACCTGCTTCTACCGCTCGAACCAGAGCTTCGCAAAAAAATGCGCGACAAAAAGGAACGCCACAAGCTCCAGTGTGATCGTGCGCTCGAAGCGTGGGCCGCGTGGCTCAATGGTGTTGAACAAAACTCTGTTCACGTCGAATCCGCTGCGATACTCTCATCGAACACCCCATGA
- the nusB gene encoding transcription antitermination factor NusB, producing MGTRRKSRELAMQMLFQGDLGKQSPEQVAKLFWPSRDEIDADTRGFAEDIYRIATARQPEIDELIEAHAQNWRIERMAVVDRNLIRAAVAEMLGYPTTPAAIIINESLEIARRYAAPESIHFLNGVLDAIARDILKKRLA from the coding sequence ATGGGGACACGACGTAAGTCACGCGAGCTCGCCATGCAGATGCTCTTCCAGGGCGATCTGGGGAAACAGTCTCCTGAACAGGTTGCCAAGCTCTTCTGGCCCTCGCGGGACGAGATCGATGCCGATACTCGCGGTTTTGCCGAGGACATCTACCGGATTGCTACGGCGCGGCAGCCGGAGATCGATGAGTTGATCGAGGCTCATGCGCAGAACTGGCGCATCGAGCGGATGGCAGTGGTCGATCGCAACCTGATCCGCGCGGCTGTGGCGGAGATGCTTGGCTATCCGACTACTCCGGCGGCCATCATCATCAATGAAAGCCTTGAGATCGCTCGGCGTTATGCTGCTCCGGAGTCGATCCATTTTCTGAATGGCGTGCTGGATGCCATTGCTCGGGACATTCTGAAGAAGCGGTTAGCCTAG
- the der gene encoding ribosome biogenesis GTPase Der: MAQNDKKRLGKKHRQASTRPKKGRAPKASPTTGAVDPRKRKILSIKRAANEKAARITKQSPDKERRKTIQRDGPSAKRPATSARPKYVQPADGIVGRQTPNSANVAGRERLGEEDWREVELLASQMATETESADARQLPLIAICGRPNVGKSTLFNRLTGSRRSIVGDEPGITRDRIYGEIEWMGRDARIVDTGGVIPDDEALIPSEIFRQAQVALDEADAIVMVVDGRTELASPDMELSRLLLRGGKPLFLAVNKMDTESMQVQAENFRRLGFRNVLPISAEHGSGIGDLLDEVFDILPEMETEEPEATMLTAEEEMAEDEDGPDFAPVRRLRSHGEYDSKETKIAIIGRPNVGKSTLLNALTGTQRAIVSPIAGTTRDAVDEVVERGGHSFRFVDTAGIRRKGKTKLMAEKLSVIMARKHLEAADVSLLVIDATEGVAALDANIGGYAHESGRSVIIVVNKWDLMTKTGPDGMRLFDGKPPSDQKVYEQQVRDALKYLDYAPLLFISAADGKNIESVFKKVELVARERRKRVTTGQMNRFLERVDFQKASVPMNKRVRIYYMTQAAVAPPTFVLFTDKDVKLHFSFERFLGNQIRDSFGFIGSPIWFKIKARNKKKTE; the protein is encoded by the coding sequence GTGGCCCAAAACGACAAGAAGCGGTTAGGTAAAAAACACAGACAAGCGAGCACCCGCCCTAAAAAAGGACGGGCTCCCAAGGCCTCCCCCACTACCGGGGCTGTGGATCCCCGGAAGCGGAAGATCCTGTCGATCAAACGAGCCGCGAACGAGAAGGCTGCGCGAATCACCAAGCAGTCCCCGGATAAGGAACGGCGCAAGACGATTCAGCGCGACGGCCCTTCGGCGAAGAGGCCTGCAACATCGGCGCGTCCGAAGTACGTCCAGCCTGCCGACGGAATCGTAGGCCGCCAGACACCGAACTCGGCCAACGTTGCAGGACGCGAACGACTCGGCGAGGAAGACTGGCGCGAGGTCGAGCTGCTGGCCTCACAGATGGCCACCGAGACCGAGAGCGCCGACGCACGCCAACTCCCCTTGATCGCCATCTGCGGGCGGCCAAACGTAGGTAAATCTACTCTCTTCAACCGGCTCACCGGCTCCCGACGCTCTATCGTCGGCGACGAACCCGGCATCACCCGCGACCGCATCTACGGCGAGATCGAGTGGATGGGTCGCGATGCTCGTATCGTCGACACCGGCGGTGTCATCCCCGACGATGAAGCCCTCATCCCCAGCGAGATCTTCCGCCAGGCCCAGGTCGCGCTCGACGAGGCTGACGCTATCGTCATGGTCGTAGACGGCCGCACAGAGCTCGCCTCGCCCGACATGGAGCTTTCCCGCCTGCTCCTGCGCGGCGGCAAGCCCCTGTTCCTCGCGGTCAACAAGATGGACACCGAGTCCATGCAGGTACAGGCGGAGAACTTCCGCCGCCTCGGCTTCAGGAACGTCCTGCCCATCTCCGCCGAACACGGCAGTGGCATCGGAGACCTGCTCGACGAGGTCTTCGACATCCTGCCGGAGATGGAGACCGAAGAGCCGGAAGCGACCATGCTTACCGCAGAAGAGGAGATGGCCGAGGACGAAGACGGCCCCGACTTCGCCCCGGTCCGCCGCCTCCGTTCGCATGGTGAGTACGACAGCAAAGAGACCAAAATCGCCATCATCGGACGTCCCAACGTCGGCAAGAGCACGCTGCTCAACGCACTCACCGGAACCCAGCGCGCCATCGTCTCGCCCATCGCCGGGACCACTCGCGATGCTGTCGATGAAGTCGTCGAGCGCGGCGGCCACAGCTTCCGCTTCGTTGACACCGCGGGCATTCGTCGCAAGGGCAAGACCAAGCTGATGGCAGAGAAGCTCTCCGTCATCATGGCGCGCAAGCACCTTGAGGCTGCCGACGTCTCCCTGCTCGTCATCGACGCCACCGAAGGCGTGGCTGCGCTCGATGCCAACATCGGCGGCTATGCCCACGAGAGCGGCCGCAGCGTCATCATCGTTGTCAATAAGTGGGACCTGATGACAAAGACTGGTCCCGATGGCATGCGCCTCTTCGACGGCAAGCCTCCCTCTGACCAGAAGGTCTACGAGCAGCAGGTGCGCGATGCGCTGAAGTACCTGGACTACGCTCCGCTGCTGTTCATCTCGGCGGCCGACGGCAAGAACATCGAGTCGGTCTTCAAGAAGGTCGAACTCGTAGCTCGCGAACGCCGCAAGCGCGTCACCACCGGCCAGATGAACCGGTTCCTCGAGCGCGTGGACTTCCAGAAGGCCAGCGTGCCGATGAACAAGCGCGTACGAATCTACTACATGACCCAGGCAGCTGTGGCTCCGCCAACGTTCGTGCTATTCACCGACAAGGACGTGAAGCTGCACTTCTCGTTCGAGCGCTTCCTCGGAAACCAGATCCGAGACAGTTTCGGGTTTATCGGTTCGCCCATCTGGTTCAAGATCAAGGCGCGAAACAAGAAGAAGACGGAGTAA
- a CDS encoding ATP-dependent DNA helicase codes for MSTTAPISIAPAPPDRLPSLHNFFAPGGILSQSSLAFEHRRGQYDMARAIEKAFDDKRHLIVEAGTGTGKTLAYLLPALRMARERQQRVIISTGTKNLQEQLFFKDVPFLESLLGPLKVCYMKGRSNYLCRHKLYALRDNPLLNGLEEIDQFHAIAAWERTTETGDRAEIDVLPESSALWHKLDARTEACLGQSCPDWERCFVTAMRRKALESDIIIVNHHLFFADLSIKQQAGNAPDAGILPEAAAVVFDEAHELEEVASNYFGIGLSTQRFDELVRDVDMMLKAKQASTSAIESACGTLKERARMFFAALPTEVTGGAGVGRMPFEERETFLEESGDYYTATLNALTRLEGELERVKNVEESTGLRKRAADIRAHLAFLLESSDRNTVFWIERRPAGGVRNLARGHSQSAFHTHLQATPIDVSELLSTSLFDSYASVILTSATLTVSGGFEHIRKRLGMATARELVVPSHFNYEKQALLYLPPNMPDPRDADFGVKAAERIRRVLEITRGRAFCLFTSYSQMRDTYERMLAELPYTLLLHGTAPRHVLLQQFRDTPNAVLFGTSSFWQGVDVQGEQLSCVIIDKLPFAVPNDPVVKARMEAIEAMGGKPFFDYQVPNAVITLKQGFGRLIRSLHDRGVLMLLDPRIQRQRYGRIFLESLPSYRMTQEIADVEQFFAVEKSEKL; via the coding sequence TTGTCGACCACGGCACCCATCTCGATTGCACCGGCTCCGCCAGACAGGCTGCCGTCGCTGCACAACTTTTTTGCGCCCGGCGGAATCCTGTCGCAATCGTCGCTGGCGTTCGAGCATAGGCGCGGCCAGTATGACATGGCTCGCGCGATTGAGAAGGCGTTTGACGATAAGCGACACCTGATCGTCGAAGCCGGAACAGGAACAGGCAAGACGCTCGCGTATCTGTTGCCTGCGCTGAGGATGGCTCGTGAGCGGCAGCAGCGAGTCATTATCTCGACCGGGACGAAGAACCTGCAGGAGCAGCTGTTCTTCAAGGACGTACCCTTTCTCGAATCGCTGCTGGGACCACTGAAGGTCTGCTATATGAAGGGTCGCAGCAACTATCTATGCCGCCACAAGCTGTATGCACTGCGGGACAATCCGCTGCTGAATGGTTTGGAGGAGATCGATCAGTTCCATGCGATTGCGGCGTGGGAGCGAACGACTGAGACTGGCGACCGAGCCGAGATCGATGTCCTGCCGGAGTCTTCCGCCCTTTGGCACAAGCTGGATGCGCGCACGGAGGCTTGCCTGGGTCAGAGCTGCCCGGATTGGGAGCGGTGTTTCGTTACGGCCATGCGGCGTAAGGCGCTTGAGTCCGACATTATCATCGTCAACCACCATCTGTTCTTTGCCGATCTCAGCATCAAGCAGCAGGCGGGGAATGCGCCGGACGCGGGGATTCTGCCAGAGGCTGCAGCTGTGGTCTTTGATGAGGCGCATGAGTTGGAGGAGGTGGCTTCGAACTACTTCGGTATCGGCCTGAGTACGCAACGATTCGATGAGCTTGTCCGCGATGTGGACATGATGCTGAAGGCCAAGCAGGCTTCGACGTCTGCCATCGAGAGCGCGTGTGGCACGCTGAAGGAGCGGGCTCGGATGTTCTTCGCAGCGCTGCCGACTGAGGTGACGGGAGGCGCTGGGGTTGGTCGCATGCCATTTGAAGAACGCGAGACGTTCCTTGAGGAGAGCGGCGATTACTACACGGCTACGCTAAATGCGCTGACGCGGCTCGAAGGCGAATTGGAACGAGTGAAGAATGTTGAGGAGTCTACGGGGCTTCGCAAGCGGGCTGCGGATATTCGGGCTCATCTCGCGTTTCTGCTGGAATCGAGTGACCGCAATACCGTCTTCTGGATTGAGCGGCGGCCCGCTGGAGGTGTTCGCAATCTAGCGCGGGGGCACAGTCAGTCGGCCTTCCATACGCATCTGCAGGCGACTCCGATTGATGTGTCGGAGCTGCTTTCGACTTCGTTGTTCGATAGCTATGCGAGTGTGATTCTTACCTCGGCGACGCTGACGGTTTCGGGAGGGTTTGAGCACATTCGCAAGCGGCTGGGGATGGCCACAGCGAGGGAGTTGGTTGTGCCGTCGCACTTCAACTACGAGAAGCAGGCGCTGTTGTATCTGCCGCCTAATATGCCGGATCCGCGAGATGCGGACTTTGGGGTGAAGGCGGCGGAACGCATCCGGCGAGTGCTGGAGATCACTCGCGGCCGCGCGTTTTGCTTATTTACGAGCTATAGCCAGATGCGTGACACATATGAGCGCATGCTGGCTGAGCTGCCTTATACTCTGCTGCTTCATGGGACTGCTCCGCGGCATGTGCTGCTGCAGCAGTTTCGCGATACGCCGAATGCTGTTCTCTTCGGGACGTCGAGCTTCTGGCAGGGAGTAGACGTGCAGGGTGAGCAATTGAGCTGCGTGATCATCGACAAGCTACCTTTCGCGGTGCCGAATGATCCGGTGGTGAAGGCGCGGATGGAGGCGATCGAAGCGATGGGCGGCAAACCCTTCTTCGATTATCAAGTGCCTAATGCCGTTATTACGCTGAAGCAGGGCTTCGGGCGGTTGATTCGCTCGTTGCATGATCGGGGTGTGCTGATGCTGCTCGATCCGCGGATTCAGCGCCAACGCTATGGGCGGATCTTTTTGGAGAGCTTGCCGTCGTATCGGATGACGCAAGAGATCGCCGATGTTGAGCAGTTCTTTGCAGTGGAGAAATCTGAGAAGCTATAA
- the queD gene encoding 6-carboxytetrahydropterin synthase QueD, with the protein MFEVTVEAGFSSGHYLRNYKGKCENPHGHNYRVFVTLIGKELDEAGLLLDFKLLKQVMRPVVDRLDHQMINDLEPFTVVNPSAENLARYFYEETANQLDEMTAGRVQIKDCTLYETDTSFARYYE; encoded by the coding sequence ATGTTTGAAGTAACCGTAGAAGCCGGGTTTTCTTCCGGCCACTACCTTCGCAATTACAAAGGCAAGTGCGAGAATCCGCATGGCCATAACTATCGTGTGTTCGTTACGCTGATTGGCAAAGAGCTGGATGAGGCAGGACTTCTGCTGGATTTCAAGCTGTTGAAGCAGGTGATGCGTCCTGTTGTCGACCGGCTCGATCACCAGATGATCAACGATCTTGAGCCGTTCACCGTGGTGAATCCGTCGGCTGAGAACCTTGCGCGCTATTTCTATGAAGAGACCGCTAATCAACTTGATGAGATGACCGCAGGCCGCGTCCAGATCAAAGACTGCACTCTGTACGAGACCGACACCAGCTTTGCCCGTTACTACGAGTAG
- a CDS encoding PEP-CTERM sorting domain-containing protein, which yields MAAQAPSRWILLALLGLAGTLTTQTAMADSFTFAFSGGGISASGIITVSPTATPGTDTITGISGFFSDTNASANFSGAITGLEFAPPPSSPPPFPAPAFTASGFSYDNLFYTDGNSPLVCPPETPGGPPGYPFAGGFLDIYGVAFDVAGGYTVDLWSNGVVPEAGLTYEVSDAFGTTLLEPDNEGQAVPVSLSTSPIPEPGSLLLMGTGLFGLVDVLRRRSKHSLGFDA from the coding sequence ATGGCTGCACAGGCACCGTCACGGTGGATTCTGTTGGCTTTACTTGGATTGGCAGGAACCCTTACTACGCAGACGGCTATGGCCGACTCGTTCACCTTTGCATTCAGTGGCGGTGGCATCAGTGCCTCCGGCATCATAACCGTTTCGCCGACAGCGACGCCTGGTACCGATACGATTACGGGGATCAGCGGCTTCTTTTCGGATACAAACGCCTCTGCTAACTTCTCCGGAGCGATAACCGGGTTGGAGTTCGCGCCTCCACCTTCGAGTCCGCCTCCTTTCCCTGCTCCTGCTTTTACGGCGTCTGGGTTCTCGTATGACAACTTGTTCTATACGGACGGAAACTCGCCCCTGGTATGCCCTCCTGAGACTCCTGGTGGCCCTCCGGGCTATCCATTTGCCGGTGGTTTCCTCGACATTTATGGCGTTGCGTTTGATGTGGCCGGGGGATACACGGTCGATCTGTGGAGTAATGGCGTAGTTCCTGAAGCTGGCCTGACCTACGAGGTTAGCGATGCGTTCGGAACCACGCTTCTCGAACCGGACAACGAGGGTCAGGCGGTACCCGTCTCCCTGAGCACCTCTCCCATTCCAGAGCCGGGTTCCCTGTTGTTGATGGGCACCGGGCTGTTTGGTCTGGTCGATGTGTTGAGGCGAAGGAGCAAGCACTCACTGGGCTTTGACGCATAG